Part of the Ictalurus furcatus strain D&B chromosome 28, Billie_1.0, whole genome shotgun sequence genome is shown below.
tttttggggaaaGTGTCCTTTCCCAACATATTAAAACGTCTGATTAGCGCCATCTGCTGTtataaaagacaaaagaaagaatgctactcgaagaaaagagagaattaTGAACAGCCACAGTCTCAGTATTCTTGTATATAAACGTTCCTGGCTACAAATGGCTTCGCTTCCCtgtttgtgaaaatgttttaaaaaataataataataaataaataaataaataaataaataatgtcccCCTAAAATCTACGTAGGGGCCCTGAACTGTAACGGATTTCTGTCATTTATACAAGGCagtattatgtttttaaatatttgtttacagTTGTATACTGTAGTCTATTTGGCACTATTCTGCAAAAATAATTACACTACTGGCATATTATACGTAAAGGGCTTTACTGTGTAGCTACTGTAACACGGCAAAACATAGCATtaactttcattttaaaattaggCACAAAAAGCATGTTTTTGTAATGACaagttttgatttttttaaaaaataaataaataaagcatagcTTTTTAATTTTAgtgaggtttttatttattgttgtaaaTAGTTTTTGTGAAATTTAAACTAGAAGTAATGCTACACAAAGCAAAGCTAGGGCATGTTTGCTAGCTAGTGTGATGTTTTCACAAGCTAACCCATATAGATTCATTTcttcttggttttattttttaaaatgtggtttACATGACAGTGACCTACATTTTACTgttactgttgttattattgttcatTTAAGCAGTTTGTTCTTGTGtaatctttctttccttttagcAGTTTCTTATTGTGTAACGTGTCCATTGTAGGAACTTCTCGTTGTGTAATCCAATATCTCTTTTGTTCTCGTGTGGACTGAAAAGACTGCTTTAATAAGCACATTTTGACCCTTCCACATTTCTGCATGTGTATTTAGCAATAAAAGATTTAAACCAACAATGTAAGTGTAAAATTGCAGCAGTGTTTCTTCACCATGGTTTATTTCATTGTGATCCATTACAGTAACTTCCTAGCAACTCACTCTGCTGCCAGTACCTGTACTGTAAAATTCTAAGTAATTTTTAATGGTGGTGTCCcagcatttaaataaaagtaaacagaaatatagaaaaaataatcattCCACAAAGGCAAATGgggctttattttaaaagagcaACATTCTGTTATACATTTGCACCACATTAATAACCTGAGACTGTAAAAGCTTGGTTAAATACAATTGTAACAATcataaaaaggcacaaaaagTTAGTCCCTCTAAAAAGACTGAACATGAATACAAATATTCTTTCTCATCGTACATGATCGATGGGCTAACCTGCagagaagaaacagaaaatgaagCCAGAAACCAGCAGGTAGATTAATCAACTGcagtgaaatgaagaaaaagtcaaAACTATAGAAAGTTCCTGTTTTAATAATCACTAACCagttaaaagcttttttttttaaataaagacttAGCTTCCTTTAAATTAGCTGCTACATTCTCAGGCCATGTGTCCTGAAATTGTCCTTATGAGGTCATTGTAAGGTGGtaaagtaagtacacctttgTCTTTTCTTATAAGAACTGTTGAGGAAGaaacagaatttacacaaattcattcaaaACGTAGCCAATCAATCAAGACATCAGTCAATGCACATTTAGTGCACAAATGCTTGCAGCCAACAAGCATTACAATTTGTACACCAACAATTTAACAAAAAGACTTGTGTATTTAAAATTCCATGCTTCTGGGTTCATAATAGTGACCACTATTTTCAGGaaaattatgtatttttatttattaagataaTGGTAAGTAATAGGAATCAGAGATTTAAGATGTTTTGATTATTTCAACATGCAGCTTAAATGATGCTAATTGGTGGACATAAGCATTCACAACTTCTTAGCAAAATTAGCCTATAGAAGCAAAACTCAGTCTTGACTGAGAGACTACATTTTTGTAGTTAAAAAAATTGCGCATATTCAATTTTTCTCCAAAGGAACACGAATATGATTTGGGGAAACCGCCATGATCAAATTAACCTGTTGGTgagtttaaaaatcatgttataTGTTCTATGCTgactactaataaaaaaaagccaaactGTAGCTTATAAACCCTGAAAATTATGAGTAGTATGTTAATGCAGTTTTGAATTTTATCTGAATTGTACTGAATGatgtattaattaatgaactcaagtaacaaaaatattagaaaGTAGTATTAGAAAAAATATTAGAAAGGCATCATGGCtttgatgcttttctgctcaatacagttgtaaagagtgattatttaagttactgtagccttcgtGTCAGttcgaaccagtctggtcattctcctcggacctctctcatcaacataGTGTTTGtgtctgcagaactgccactcgctggaggttttttgttttcacaccATTATGTGTAAACACTAAAGAAaaaagatcagcagtttatacTACTCAGTCCAGCCTGTTTGGCTTcagcaaccatgccacagtcactgagatcacattttccccaatctgatgtttgatgtgatcagtaactgaagctcttgacctgtaattgatcattttatgcattgcaccaTTGCCAcaagattggctgattggatactCAGATGAATgcgcaggtgtacaggtgttcctaataaagtgccaAGTGAGTGTATATGCATATGAAGGCTGTGTATGTATGCTAGAGGCATTATACATGTTGTTTTGCGTATTTCTCTAATATGGACTTTTAAGAACCATTGTTATTTGGCTACATTGTGTAGCCATAGGTTGATGTTATTAGTTCTATCATTAGTTGTAGCTTTGTCAGGGAAATGATTAGCTACAGccttgagagtgagagagggacagagagggagagagagagggagagagagagagagagagggagggagagagagggagggagagagagagagagaaagagagggagagagagagagagagagagggaaggagagagagagagagagagggagagagagagagggagagagagagagagagagaaagagagggagagggagaaagagagggagagggagagagagagagagagagagagagagagagagagagagagagaaagagagggagagggagagggagagagagagagagagagagagagagagagagagagagaacacggTTATTGGTTGTAGTTATGGGACAGGTGTCTCTGAGTGACTGCCTGAGTGGCCTGTTCAGGAATCAGACTTGGGTCTGTCAAGATGGATGTGGTGGTGCTGAGCAAGCGGAGTGAACTCAGAACAGCTGAGGAAAAAGAACACAAAGGAAAAAGCAGACAGTTACTAATAGTTCTCAACTGTTTTGGTTTTGAGGGTATTTTAAGGAAACATGTCATGAACCCAGTAGAGCACTACGGActtgaaacactttttttttttaaattagtaatCATGAATGCAGCTGGCTGCATATCTacctttaagtgtgtgtgtgtgtgtgtgtgtgtgtgtgtgtgtgtgtgtgtgagtgtgagtgtgagagagagagagagagagagagagagagagagagagtgtgtgtagcaGTTTGCCCACACCATTCGTATTATGCCATTATGTAATGCTTTGCTCAACCCTAATAGTTTCATTGTTGTGTTATTGATAGATATTACATTTTAGCCCTCCCCTGTACCATGTACTGTACCTATACACCTATCAATCTATCGAGAGAGTTGGAGAAGCTTACTGGGTCTGAGGGCAGGTAGGGAGCAGTGTTGGTTCAGCCAGCTGAGCGTGGTTCGGCACATCTCCTCCACACTGGCTGTGGACACCATGACGTTGTAGGACTCAAACAGAGGCTCCATAATCACACTGAACTTTGGGACCATGGTTCAGGAACGTGAGACACACTGGAAATTCGCTCAAGAGCTAAAATCATGTCATTGTCACCTCAATATAtactcacacattcatacatatacacacaaagcaGCAGAGATGGAAGGATACGATCCAGAATTTCCAGTTCTGGAGGGTCTGGGTTCTGACATATTCTTGAAACCTCTCCCTCATGTGATCAAAGCGCTGGCGGGTGATGGGGACGCCAGTGGCAGGGAGCTGCTGCTGACACGCACTGCACAACAAAGAACATAAACTAAGGACTAAGGAAAGCATGTTTGCATTGTGATGATTACGTTTATTCACTGAAGTGCACATTTATTATGTGCATAGTGTGACAGTGCATATTCTGCATAATAAATCAGCAATGAAAAAATCTGAAACAtgagacaaataaaaatgtttttttttttttagaataaatgTCAAGACATGTCTGTTCACcataattattactatttattaatgATACTGGAAAGAGCAGCTATGTAAGGTATGGAACAGTTTGCGGAGTgattttataggaaaataattaacagtgatgtgatgtggctatacacaaagcagagttactattaccaccctgaatttgattctttttcaataacagcatgacctgaagtgttttattcctcttataccacaacaacaaTTTATGTATCGGTAAACGACATGTCTAACATTTGAACGATTTATATGTTGTTGAACTTCTGCAAAActgaaattaatatataaatattcatatatattaactattaataaatattaaagtacatAAAGGATATAattccaaactgaaccaaaaagtaccactccaaataaataaaaaaggaatcaaaaaacacttcaaataacacaacaaaattagtcagtgatagtttttatttcgccactagaggccgctctcgtactgtataatcacagccgacccttctcagccgctcctgcaACAGACGCAACCatgaaaaactatcggtgttaATTCTGAATGATAACCATTCAAGTTCCATCAATCGGTTATCGGTGCTGTTTGATCGGTTTTGCTGTctattcaacagcactgtggtataaaatacttgaataaataaagctgtaatTGCTGCAGTAATGAGTATTGGAATTATAAATAAGATTAGCTCTAGGAAGAGAGATAAGAAAGAAAAGGCATTTCGCACTTGATGGCGGAGTTGAGTGCTAGAATCTCATCTCGGAGTCTCTGTGCCTCTTCGTGGAGCTGTGCTCTCTCCTGCTGCATCTTACTGATGTACTCAGCTGTCTTCTGTAGCGTAGTGGCCTTACTGATCTAAGAAAGAGTGCGTAGGAGAGAAACAGTGACCGAGACCCGTCACAAAATCACTTAGCGTGAGTAAATGTAAGCTTACATTCAGCAGTTGCTTCCAGCCAatgtccatttttggctttttaaaaagtcaCGAAAACTAACGTAACCAGATATTCCGCGGTTAGAATAGAGTACAGAGATGTCAGGAGGGTGGTGTCAGGGGTCTTACTGCTAAATTACACACCcattctttttaaacatattgacAACAAGAGCAGGCTGCTGCTCTGacatataaaacaatttaactttttttttttttaataagtcaAGGCccaaaaaacaaatttaaaatgcaGGGCTGACACTGGAAATACAGGATGTGTGGTACAAATTGATCAGACTGTTTTAAAAACGTTTCATATAATAAATACCTTAATGCTGGGCTGAGAGCTAAGTGTTGTCACCAGACTGTGTAAAGTGTCAAAACCCAATTTGATGTTAAACCTCCTCTTCTGCTCGGCGGATATGTGTGTGATTCGCCTCGTGTCCGTCTGTAAGAGAAGACGTTATGAAGAACGGTCACATCACAcagagtatacagtatatgcgtgcgtgtgtgtctgtgtgtgagctTACCCTATTGGGCTCTGTCTTGGTTATTCCGGATAAGATGTGTGATGACTCGGACGTTTTCTCTGGTGGGAGCGTTGGGGATGTTGAGCCGAAGTTTCTGGAAAAACTTACTAAAATTGAAGAAGTTACGTTGCGAATGATtaaacagacaaagacagacagacagctcaACACAATGGGAGTGATCCGAGTGTACCTGTTAAACCTGTCCTCTCTGGTGCAGGGATCTGGACAGGGGAGAGTTTCTCAGTTTTGGGGATGAGGAGGGATGAGATAGTGGAGACGTGAGAGACGTTGGAATGTACCATCATGGGCATCTGGCACTGCAGAGGCACTTCGGCAGGGGGCCAAGGGGGATGCTGGGATACCTGTGAACCTCTGTGGCCCACTGGCATGCTGCTGGTGGACTGCTGGTCACAAAAGGAAGCACTTTGttagataaataaaatttttaggCTCAATAAAGTTGCTAGAATGCTGCAAAAACAAGGCTGAAGCCTTATTAAAAgcttaaaaaataacattttgtttgctttttccaACTTGTTATTGGTCAACCATATCATTAAGCTTAAAAGTTGTataaaatctgaattttatACGCTTTTTAGATGTGTTATTAGAGCTACATACTGCTAAGACGGGAGAAGTTGGTCTATGGGATTTCAGCCCAACAAAAGGAGGATCAAAACCCACTGTTGGTTTTCCTAAATGAAAATCAAGAAATAGTAAAAtatcaaaacaataaaataaaaaaaaagtagctttgcagaataaacaatgaaaaaaatgaattagTGAATGTATATTATCTCAGTGGCATACGTTCTTGAGAGCTGGAGGACAAGAGCTTGGCCAGGCAGCTAGTCTGTGTGGGTGGAGCCTCAGAAACAGGTGCAGCCGTCGCCATGGGAAACCCTCTATCTCCTCCCATTTTTTGCTTGTGCTTTCCTCTGGCTGAGCTCACAGATACCTGCTTTGGCACGGAGAAGCAGTGGGCTTGACTAGGCAAAGGCGGAGCCACCGATGTCTGCTGGTAGTCCAGCATGTCTAGCATAGCGTAGCTTTGGCCCTCTTGGGGATCTTGGGTTATGACATTCATGGATCCCGTATGTGTGATGACAGTGGGTGTGGTTACGACGTTGCTCCCTGATTGGTTGCCTGAAGCGTGTCTGTATTTCAGGCAGGTGCTTGAGTAGGTGTAAGGGTTCTCCTGAGACATAGAGGCAGAGGATATGTTTGGTCTAGGGACACTGTAGGACTGTCCGTATGAGTCCATGCCGGGGAGGATGGCTGGCGAGTGATGGTACTCGCTATACTCTAAATGACTCTTGAACTTGGGGTTGGAGGTCATTCTGCTGGTATCAAAGGGCATCTCAGGGGGCAGAGGTTGGTGTGGATAGCTAGGGCAAGGTAAGCTGGCTGCTGAGGAGGACTGGGGCAAGCTCTCAACTGTCATATTAGGCTGGGGATGACAAAATTACCAGTTACATTGTATTTTAAACACCAGACTgttatgtaacaaaaaaaaagtagttacgtgt
Proteins encoded:
- the LOC128603805 gene encoding carbohydrate-responsive element-binding protein-like, whose protein sequence is MAELEKFPEPPKETQIVDSESDSEQDDALTHAESAGSATSSETLRRAQVIHSGHFMVSSPHSDPVPRRSRSYYDFDTVNKPRCQTYSFGPFSSGRLSIDPTLTRLFECMTLAYSGKIVSPKWKSFKGLRLLWRDKIRLNNGIWRAWFIQYVEKRKNPVCGFITPLEGSEADAHRKPEAIVLEGSYWKRRIEVVIKEYHKWRIYYKKRKHKDHVPVLQTTPICRSGLEKWSDQIYPQPEPSQEEVHMFDLDCFLSDISDTLFTMTQKPSPWNEERHNTYTSNADMIQPGLTPLQPSLDDLMDIPDIFASYWGYPLVQSGYADYDLFESSSNTLFPSTPSTVVNTPLMHTGSQITQPNMTVESLPQSSSAASLPCPSYPHQPLPPEMPFDTSRMTSNPKFKSHLEYSEYHHSPAILPGMDSYGQSYSVPRPNISSASMSQENPYTYSSTCLKYRHASGNQSGSNVVTTPTVITHTGSMNVITQDPQEGQSYAMLDMLDYQQTSVAPPLPSQAHCFSVPKQVSVSSARGKHKQKMGGDRGFPMATAAPVSEAPPTQTSCLAKLLSSSSQERKPTVGFDPPFVGLKSHRPTSPVLASTSSMPVGHRGSQVSQHPPWPPAEVPLQCQMPMMVHSNVSHVSTISSLLIPKTEKLSPVQIPAPERTGLTVSFSRNFGSTSPTLPPEKTSESSHILSGITKTEPNRTDTRRITHISAEQKRRFNIKLGFDTLHSLVTTLSSQPSIKISKATTLQKTAEYISKMQQERAQLHEEAQRLRDEILALNSAINACQQQLPATGVPITRQRFDHMRERFQEYVRTQTLQNWKFWIFSVIMEPLFESYNVMVSTASVEEMCRTTLSWLNQHCSLPALRPTVLSSLRLLSTTTSILTDPSLIPEQATQAVTQRHLSHNYNQ